TCCAAAACGCAGAAGAGTTTAAATTTAAATTTAGTTTAAGAAATGGCAAGATATACTGGTCCTAAAAGCAAAATCTCACGACGTTTCAACGAAGAGATTTTTGGCCCAAGCAAAGCACTCAAAAAGAAAGCTTACCCTCCGGGGATGCACGGCCGCGGCCGTCGCAAGAAGCAGTCAGAATATTCTCTGCAGCTTACGGAGAAGCAAAAGGCGAAGTTTATATATGGTGTTTTAGAGAAACAATTCGCTAACCTTTTCGCGAAAGCGCACAGAAAAGGCGGCATCACAGGTGAAGTGCTTCTGGCTTTACTTGAGTCAAGGTTAGATAATACTGTTTACCGTTTGGGTATCGCCCCAACCAGGAGAGCAGCGCGCCAGCTTGTCTTGCACAAGCACGTTTTAGTGAACGGCGACATCGTTAACATCCCCTCTTTCAGCCTGAAGGTGGGAGACGTGGTAGCAGTAAGAGAGAAATCAAAGTCTCTTGAGGCCATCACTTCTTCGCTTACCGTGCGCAATGCGCGCCAGTTCAGCTGGTTAGAGTGGAATGCTTCTGAGATGTCGGGCAAGTTTATCGCTACTCCTGAGAGAGACCAGATCCCTGAAAAAATCCAGGAGCAGCTGATCGTCGAGCTTTACTCTAAGTAAGCAGCATAATCAATTTCTAACCTTTAACACTGCAAGTATGTCAATATTAGCATTTCAAATGCCGGAGAAAGTTGTGATGGAAAAAGCCGACGACTTTCATGGGCTATTTGAATTCAAGCCGCTTGAAAAAGGTTACGGGGTAACCATCGGGAATGCGCTGCGCAGGATTCTCCTTTCTTCTTTGGAGGGATATGCTATCACGAGCATTCGCATAGGTGGAGTATTGCATGAGTTCTCGTCTGTTGAAGGAGTGGTTGAGGATGTGTCTGATGTGATTCTTAACCTGAAGATGGTCCGCTTCAAAAAAATAAGCGAAGTACTGGACGAGAAAATCACTATTAACCTTAGCGGCCAGGATACATTCAAGGCTGGCGATATAAACAAGTTCACGTCAAGCTATGAGGTGCTGAACCCTGAGCTGGTTATCTGCCACCTCGACAGCAGCATCAACTTCGAAGTAGAGCTGACAATTCAGAAAGGCCGCGGTTACGTGCCCGCTGAAGAGAACAAGCCAGCCGAGCAGGTGTTCGGGCAGATTTCAATCGACGCCATCTATACCCCCATCAAAAACGTGAAGTTTAGTGTGGAGAACACTCGTGTGGAGCAGAAAACTGACTACGAGAAACTTGTTCTTGACATCCAGACGGACGGCTCCATTCATCCAGAGGACGCCCTGAAAGGCGCTGCCAACATCCTGATACAGCACTTCATGCTGTTCTCCGACAGCACCATGACCTTCGAGACGGCCAAGCCGGAAGAAGAGGAGGCGGTGGACGAGGAACTGCTGCACATGCGCAAGGTTCTGAAGACTTCGCTGCAGGATATGGATTTGTCTGTTCGTGCGTACAACTGCCTCAAGGCTGCCGACATCAAAACGTTGGGCGACCTGGTGCAGTTGGACATCTCGGATATGATGAAGTTCAGGAACTTCGGTAAGAAGTCGCTGACAGAGCTGGAGAACCTGGTTCAGGAGAAAGGTTTGGTTTTCGGTATGGACCTTTCTAAGTATAAATTAGAAGAAGATTAATTTCATCTACGGCATAATTCCCGATCCCTGCTGAGGTTGATCGACGGTATGCACGTGCACAATTCAATATAATGAGACACGGTAAAAAAGTAAATCACTTAGGAAGAACCGCTTCGCACCGCAAGGCAATGCTGTCTAACATGGCATCGTCCTTAATCCTGCACAAGCGCCTTTCTACTACAGTAGCCAAGGCCAAGGCACTACGCAAGTATGTGGAGCCTCTGCTGACAAAATCAAAGAACGACACTACGCACTCCAGAAGAACCTGTTTTGCCTACCTGCAAAACAAAGAGTCGGTGAAGGAACTGTTCGACGAAGTATCAACCAAAGTAGCAAACAGGCCAGGCGGATATACCCGCATCCTGAAGACCGGCTACAGACTGGGTGATAATGCCGAGATGTGTGTGATCGAGTTGGTTGACTACAACGAGGACATGCTGAAAACAGAGGGTTCTGCTTCTACAGGCGCCAAGCGCACACGCCGCCGCGGTGGCAAGAAGAGCACTGCTGAGGCTGCACCCGTAACCGATGCGAAAGCGAAAGCAACCGCTGCTCCGGCTAAAACCGATGCTCCTGCTGCAACTGCCGCCGCTGAAGAAACTGCTCCGGCACAAGAGGAAGCTGCACCTGAGGCAAACGACACTCCGGCTGAGTCTACTGATTCTGATGATGAGAAAAATGATGCGAAATAAGCATTTTTCGTAAATATTTCTGAGGGACACGGCGTAAGTCGTGTCCCTTTTTTATTTTTGCAACAAAACAGTTATATGAAAAAGCAAACTTCAACAGAAGCGATACTTCTTTTAGAAGATGGCACCGTTTACAAAGGCAAGAGCCTGGGGCGCATCGGCACATCGGGTGGCGAGTTGTGCTTCAATACCGGTATGACCGGCTATCAGGAAATTTTTACCGACCCGTCCTACTACGGGCAGATGGTGGTGACCACGGTTTCGCATGTGGGCAACTATGGCGTGCAGCACCAGGAGGTAGAGTCGGACAGGATACAGATCAGCGGCCTGGTGTGCAAGGACTTCTCGCATCACTTTTCACGGAAAACAGCGGAGGGGTCGCTGCAGGATTACTTCGAGAAAGCAGGCGTGGTGGGCATCTGCGAGATAGACACGCGGGCGCTGGTGCGCCATATACGCGACAAGGGCGCCATGAACGCCATAGTCTCCTCCGAAACAACAGACATAGCAGAGTTGCGTAAAAAGTTAGCGGAGGTGCCGCATATGGCCGGGCTCGAACTGGCCTCGAAGGTGAGCACGCCGCTCATATATGAGCACAAGCCTGATGAAGTGAAGTTCAGAGTGGCGGTGCTGGACCTGGGCGTGAAGCAAAACAGCCTGAAGAACCTGGTGGCGCGCGGCTGCGAGGTGAAAGTGTTCCCGTACAATACACCCTTTGAGGAGATGGAGCAGTGGAACCCGGACGGCTATTTTGTATCGAACGGACCCGGCGACCCGGCCGCGACCACGGTGGCGGTGAACAGCGTGAGGCAGATGCTTCAGAAGGAGCGCCCGCTTTTCGGGATATGCATGGGCCACCAGATGCTGGCGCAGGCCAACGGCATCGGCACCTATAAAATGCACAACGGGCACCGCGGGCTGAACCACCCTGTCAAGAACCTGCGTACCGGACGTTCCGAAATCACGAGCCAGAACCACGGCTTTGTGGTGGACGCCGAACAGCTCCGCAATCACCCGGAAGTGGAGATAACCCATATCAACCTGAACGATAACACCATCGAGGGCATCCGCATGAAATCGAAGCCTGCCTTTTCGGTGCAGTATCACCCGGAGTCATCGCCGGGGCCGCACGACTCGGAGTACCTGTTCGATGACTTCATCGCGCTCTTAGAACAAAGTAAAACCAAGTAAAACTATTTTAAAAACGAACCATGAGCTTAATCACAGACATTAAAGCCAGACAAATCTTCGACTCAAGAGGAAATCCTACTGTAGAGGTAGATGTAATGACGGAATATGGTGCGCTTGGCCGCGCCGCCGTGCCTTCCGGGGCATCCACGGGCGTGCATGAGGCGGTAGAGCTGCGCGACAACGATAAGAGCAAATACATGGGCAAGGGCGTGCTGCAGGCCGTGCAGAACGTGAACGAGAAAATCGCCGAGGAGCTTGTGGGCTTCCAGGTATATGACCAGAACCTGCTCGACAAGATCATGATCGAGCTGGACGGCTCAGACAACAAAGGCAACCTGGGCGCCAATGCTATCCTGGGTGTGTCGCTGGCCATTGCCCGCGCCGCTGCGCAGGAGCTGAACATGCCGCTTTACCGCTACGTGGGTGGGGTAAATGCCAACACGCTGCCCGTGCCGATGATGAACATTCTGAACGGCGGCAGCCACGCCGACAACGCCATCGACTTTCAGGAGTTCATGATTATGCCTGTAGGGGCGGAGTCTTTCTCTGAGGCGCTGCGCATGGGCTCTGAGGTGTTCCATCACCTGAAGAACGTGCTCAAGAAAAAAGGCCTTTCCACCAACGTGGGCGATGAAGGCGGCTTCGCCCCGAACATTGCGTCTAACGTGGAGGCCATCGAGGTGGTGCTGCAGGCGATAGAGACAGCCGGCTACAAGCCAGGCGACGACATGATGATCGCCATGGATGCCGCCAGCTCTGAGTTCTATGACGCTGCCTCCGGGAAATACCACTTCAAGAAGTCTACCGGCGACAAGCTGACTTCTTCTGAGATGGTGAGCTACTGGAGCGAGTGGGTGAACAAGTATCCGATTCTCTCCATTGAGGACGGTATGGCTGAGGATGACTGGAAAGGCTGGAAAGAGCTGACAGAAAGAATCGGCAGCAAAACGCAGCTGGTAGGAGACGACTTGTTCGTGACCAACGTTGAACGCCTGCAGCAGGGCATCGATCAGGGCGTGGCGAACTCCATCCTGATTAAGGTGAACCAGATTGGCACGCTGACAGAGACGATTGACGCCATTAACCTGGGCCGCCGCCACGGCTATAAGAGCGTGATGAGCCACCGTTCCGGCGAGACAGAGGACAACACCATCGCTGACCTTGCCGTTGCGCTTAACACAGGCCAGATCAAGACGGGTTCTGCTTCCCGCTCTGACCGTATGGCCAAATACAACCAGCTGCTCCGCATAGAGGAGGAACTGGGTGAGGTGGCTTACTTCCCGGGCAGGAAGTTCTAAGAATCGCAAAACATAAAATAATTATGCATAAGGCTGTGGGTTATATGACTCACAGCCTTATTTTTGTATAGAGACCTTTAGCCTGACTCCTATGTACAAACGCATCCCCAAAATTTTCCGCAATTTCTATTTCATCACCTCTTTTCTGTTCCTGATCTGGATGCTGTTTTTCGACTCCAACGACTTCATCACGCAGTACCAGATGAACAAGACCCTGCGTGACCTGGAGGAGGAGAAGGAGCATTACCTGGTGAAGATGGAGGAAGTGCAGAAAGACCGGAAAGAGCTGATGAGCGACCCGGAGCTGCTGGAGAAGTTCGCCCGCGAGAAGTACCTGATGAAGCGCCCCACCGAGGACGTGTTCATTATTGTGGAGAAAGAGGAGGACTGAGGAATTACGAATTATGAGTTCCGAATTACGAGTGAGAGGTATATAGGGGCAACGCGATTGGACCGGTGTGACTTCTCTTGTCATTTCAAACACTCCTGAGGCATGGGCCGAAGAGAGCCAGGGTAGCTGAGAGAAAGCTGGACAAAATGTCAAATAGGCTCCTCCACGATAGATCTCTTTAAATCACGCCTGAAGCAGATCGAATCGGCTATATCCTTCAGCTGACGGCATGGCTATATATGGGCAGCCTAGTCTGAGGCTTTTTACCGCGGCTATATATATAGCTTGCCTGGGAGTCTTCCTCTCGCTGATTTTATATATGGTATGGCTTAAGGCCCCGGCTATATAGCCAGCCAAGGCTACTGCCAGCTTCCCCATATTCCCCCTAAACAAATCCCTCCCCAAATTATTTGTAAATTGCGCCATGCGCCACCGCTATATAGCAGTGGACTCACGTAATAAAAGATACTATGGCAAAAGTTGCAATAAACCTTTCTACCGGCGCACTTCAGCAAGCCGAGGTAATAGTAGGCATAGACTTAGGAACGACCAACAGCCTGGTGGCCTATATCCATCCTGAAGACAGGAAACCCATCGCCATCAACGACCAGGGCCGTGGCACCATCGTGCCGTCAGTGGTACATTTTACGGAGAATGGCGAGACGATTGTAGGCACAGAGGCAAAAGAGTACCTCATCACCGATCCGGCCAACACCATCTATTCCATCAAGCGCCTGCTGGGCAAATCATATAAAGACTTGGGCGGGCACAAAGACTATTTCGGATATAAGATTATAGACGACGACAGCGAGGGGCTGGTGAAAATACGGGTGCAGGACAGGTTTTACTCTCCCATTGAGCTCTCGGCGGATATATTGAAAGAGCTGCGCGATCGGGCCGAGCACTCCCTGAAAACGCCCGTGAACCGGGCCGTGATTACCGTGCCCGCTTACTTCAACGACTCCCAGCGCCAGGCCACGCGCGATGCCGGGAAACTGGCGGGGCTGGAGGTGCTGCGCATCGTGAATGAGCCCACCGCCGCGGCGCTGGCCTACGGCATCGGCATTGACCCGAACGAAGAGAAAACGGTGGCGGTATATGATTTGGGCGGCGGCACCTTCGATATCTCCATCCTCAGCATCCACCAGGGCATATTCGAGGTGCTGTCGACCAACGGCGACACCTACCTGGGCGGCGACGACTTCGACCGCGCCATTATCAACTACTGGATAAGCGAGAACCAACTACTGGCCGACACGGTGAACCAGGACAAGAACCTGTCGCAGGAACTGCGCCTGAGGGCGGAGGAGGCAAAAGTTGCGCTGAGTTCGCAGGAAGTATTTACCGGCACGGTGAACGGCACCATCGACTGCCATATAGAGCGCCACACGTTTGAGACACTCATCGCCCCGATTGTGGCCCGGACCATCGAGAGTTGCCGCCAGGCGATGACTGATGCCAAACTGACACCGGAGCAGATTGACGCCGTGATTATGGTGGGAGGCTCCACGCGGGTGCCGATGGTATATGAAGCCGTCTCAGAGTTTTTCGGGAAGCCGGCCAACAACTCGCTGAACCCGGACGAGGTGGTCGCGCTGGGCGCCGCCATCCAGGCTGATATCCTGGCCGGTAACCGCAAGGATATCCTGCTGCTGGACGTGACGCCGCTCACGCTGGGCATCGAAACGATGGGTGGCCTCATGGACCCGATCATTCCGCGCAACTCCAAGATACCCACCAAAGCAGGCCGCCAGTACACCACCTCGGTGGACGGGCAGGTGAACATAAAGATTTCCGTGTTCCAGGGCGAGCGCGACCTGGTGAAGGAGAACCGCAAACTGGCCGAGTTTGATTTGAAGGGCATACCCGCCATGCCAGCCGGTTTCCCGAAGGTAGACGTGAACTTCGTCCTGAATGCGGACGGGATATTGAAAGTGGAGGCGATAGAGTTGCGCTCCGGCACACGCCAGGAAGTGGAGGTGAAGCCGCAGTATGGTCTGACGGACGAGCAGGTGGAGCAGATGCTCATGGACTCTATCACACACGCCAAAGACGATGTGACGGCGCGGATGCAGATTGAGGCCCGCAGCACCGCCGAGCAGATGCTGTACCAGGTAGAGCGCTTCGTGGAGAAGAACGGGGAGCACCTGACAGAGGAGGAGATAGCCCTGACCCGCAAAAACCTGCAACACCTGAAAGACGTGCTTGCATCGGGCGGCGACAAAGACGCCATCTATGGCGCCGTGGATGTGCTGGAGGCACAGACAAGCCCCTTTGCGGAGCGCGTGATGCAGATTTCCATCAAGCAGGCTATGTCTGGTAAGAGGATAGAGTAGGAGCGTCTGCTTTTATATATGGCTTATATATGAAAAGCGCTGGCAGGTAAACTGCCAGCGCTTTTGCTTTTAGTGCGGGTGCTAAGTTTACAGAGTTCAAACATGCCTGCCCCTCCTTGTCCTTTCGAGAGCCCCTACCCCAGGCTCAACTTGCAGGGGAAAGTATTTAACGTGAACTCGGGAATTAATTGAATGTAATATTCTGCTATTGAAATGATCATAATAAAACACTCACTGACTCAGAGTGAAACCGTTTCCAGTTTTCACCTGAGGCACCTTGTAGATGTTGCGGTGCCGCACGCAGTAAGGCAGCCTGAGCAGAGCGAATAGAGGGCCCCTACCCCCGGCAGCTTCAGCTACACAGTGCTGAAGGAGATTAGTTTACCCCGAAGCATTTCGGGGAGGCCTCTCGGCCTGAGAGCACCAAAACCAGCTATAGAACTTAAAGTAAGTTAAGCCCAGAGGGATGAACAGCGGCTACAAGCTTAGGCAGAATAATTCCCGAGTTCACATTATTTAGCTCATGCCGCCAGTTTTAGCGAAGCGCAAATGTGGTTGTCCATGTTCACCTATATCTACTTTCGCAAGTTATAAACTTGCTGCCATATACAACCGCCAGTTCCGCTTCGCTAAAACTGGCGGTATATAGGCTTCATGTATAGCCGCTGCTTCAATTGGAATGGCTGCATGTATCTCCATACAAGATGAGACCCCAGGAGGGGAGTGTACCATATATAGGCTACAGCTTTATGCCGAACCGCTTGCCCAGTTGCTCCAGGTCGCGCTCAACCGGTGGCAGCAGCGGGATGCCTTTCTTCAGGCGCTTCTCTGTCGTTTCCCGCTCCGGGTCGCCCGGAATCAGCACGGCCTTTTCGCCTTTCTTCACCTTCGCCTTCCGGAAAGCCTGGATCCAGTTGTCCATATGCGCCTTGAACTCGTCGGCTGGCCGGAAAGCATCGATACGCATCGCCCCTAGGAAATGGCCGATGCCTTCGCCTGGCAGGTTGTCTGCCACCGGCAGGAAGCTGACAAACGGAGGTACCCACGGGCCATAGTTCGCGCCGGAGAGCACCGCCGAGAAGATATCGACAATGGCGGCCAGGGCATAGCCTTTGTGGCTACCGTGGGTTCTGTCGCTGCCCAGCGGCAGCAACGCGCCACCGTCCTTTAGTTCGTTGGCATTGGTCGAGCGCTCCCCGTCTTTTGTCTGTATCCAGCCCACAGGCGCTTTTTTCTCCTTGCGCTGCAGAATCTCCAGCTTGCCGTTGGCCGCTGAGGCCGTGGCAAAATCGGCTACAAATGCCGGCTGGTCTTTGGTGGGGATGGCCACTGCGATGGGGTTGGTGCCCAGCATGCGGTCGGTGGAGAAGGTGGGCGCCACCAGCGGCGAGGCGTTGGTCATGGCAATGCCAATCATATCAGAAGACAGGGCCTCCATGGCGTGGTAGCCCGCTATGCCGAAGTGGTTCGAGTTTTTGACCGATACCCAGCCGGTGCCCACCTTGGCTGCCTTCTCAATGGCGATGTCCATCGCCTTGGGGGCAATCACCAGGCCCAGGCCGCTGTCGCCGTCCACGGTGGCGGTGCTGGGGGTTTCGTGCACAATGCGCATGTTCGGCTTCGGGTTGATGCGCCCGGCCTCCCACAGCCGTACATAGCCGGTCAGCCGGGCCACGCCGTGCGAGTCCACGCCGCGCAGGTCGGCCTCTAAAAGTACTTCGGCGGCCAGTTTGGCGTCTTCGGGCGGGCAGCCCATATGCAGAAAAACCGCTTGTGTAAAATCGAACAGTTGTCTGTAGGTATGCATAAAGAATCAGATACTGATAAGGGCGGCAAATTAACAAAATATCAAGCCAAAGCCTGAACTTATATAGCGCCTTGTGGGAGAGAGGCGCAGCATATATAAAACTGGAGGATAGGAGTGGTTTGATCCGGTAGTGGTATATAACAAATGAAATTTCTACATGACGTTTATGCTTCAAGTCTGCGACTTAGAGCTTGAGTTTACAACTGGGTAGTTCGTTCTGGATAGTTTTGCCAGTTAAAAACTGGCCTCATTTGTACTCCAAGTTGTAAACTTGAAGTATGGATAAACTTTTTTAAATTTTATGCAGAACGCCCCTCCTTGGACAAGGAGGGGCAGGGGTGATTGGACCCGGCAAGGCTTTATATAGCTGAAGGAAACCAGTCCTTTATAACAATCCCTCCTCCTGCAGCATCTTTTGCAGCACGCCTTCCTTCAGCGCGTAAGCCGACACCCGGATTTCCTGCAGGTGGTACTGCTCCAGCACAAAGTCTACGGCAATGCTGGCCAGCACAATCATATCGACGCGCATCTCCAGCATACCCGGTATGGCCAGGCGCTCTTTGTGGTTCTTGTGCAGCAGGTCGTGGTGTATCTGGTAGAAATCATACAGGGAAACAACCGAAGCGGGAGGCAGGTTTTGCTGGCGGCTGGTGTCGCCTTTGCGGAGGGCGTCGATGTCGCAGAGCGTGTCGAAGGTGCCGGAGGAGCCTATTAGAACGGTCGGTTTATATATAGCCACCGCTTCGGTGAGCGGCTGCAGTTTGTCCTGCAGGAAAGCCTTCTCGGCTGCCACGCTTTCCGGGGCAATCGGGTCCTGCCCGAAGAACTTGTCCATCAGGCGCTGCGCCCCCACTTCAAAACTGCGCTTCCAGAAAATTTCCTGTTTGTTGCAGAGGATGAACTCCACACTGCCGCCGCCAATGTCCATCACCAGCGCTGTTTTCTCGTCCAGCACGCCCGCGGCCCGCACGCCGTAATATATAAACTCAGCTTCCCTGTCGCCGTCAATCACCTCCACCCGGATGTCGGTTTGCTTATATATGTCTTTGATGAAGTCTTCGCCGTTGACAGCGTTGCGCACCATGCTGGTGGCCATGGCCCGCACCACCTGCACGTCATGCGCATCTATCTGCTTCCTGAAGTCCTTTAGCGTGTTGAGCGCCCGTTCATAGGCCTCGGGGGCAATGGCACCCCGGCTGATGCCGCCCTGGCCCAGCCGCACGGGTGCAGTAACTCTGACAAGTTCCTGTAGCTTTCCGCTTTCATCCACCTCCGTAATGAGCAGGTGAAACGTGTTGGTGCCCATGTCGATGAGCGCGAAGCGTTTGGTCATGGTTTAGTTTTTTGATTGTTGGGTATACAGAGCAGAGCGAATTTCAAGGCAGGAAGAACTTACTACAGTAGCAAGTCGTCTACTTCCTCTTCAAGTTTGGGTAACTCTATTGTGACTATCGTCCAGATGATAGCTTCTGAAATGGTATCGTAACCATGAATGATTCTGTTTCGGGTATCTACAATCCGGCGGGAGTTGATGATATGGATATCAGAACGGGCTTTTAATATTCTGCTGAGTGCTTCTCCTATTATTTCCAGATTCCGCTCCACGGCTTTTCTCGTCTTCAGATCCTTCTGAAACGCAGAGAAGCTCTTTTCTTCTGGCAGGAAGCCATAGATTTCCACAATAGACCTTTTGATATCGGCCAACCATAATCTGATATCAGCCTCCATATACAAGCACTTTTGTTCGGTCTATTTCTTGTTTGAGGAATGGGTTGCGGATGGCATTTTGTTCTAACAGGTCAATTTCCCTTTGCAGGATTTGCTCCAGTTGGAATTTCAACTCAAAATAATGGTCTGTATATTCAAGCGGGTCCGGTGCGTCAATATCTACAACCAAATCAATGTCGCTGTCCGCCTTGAACCTATTGCCCGTAACAGAGCCAAAGGCAAAAAGGCTTTTGACGCTGTGTTGGCCGCAGAGTTTTTTTATTTGTTCGATATGGTCGCTGATTACTTTCATGGTAATCCCAATCTACGAATTTTCAAGGTTTATATATGCGCCGCGCTTCCTATTGCTGTTGTATGTGAATTTAAAAAGCTTCCATTGGTAAAATGTTGTTATAATTTACTTAGCCGAACTAAACCGAAAAAACGTCCCCAATGGCAGCCTCCTGTTGCCGCTGTCGTGGAGATACAACTCGCCCAGTTCCTCATTTTGCACCTGTTTTCCGAAGGTGTCGCGCATCAGGTTGTCCAGTATCATGGCGGAGAAGCCGATGGAGTAGAGGTTGATGAGCAGGAAGTAATCGGTTTTGTCCAGCAGTTCGCGACACAGCTTCACCATCTCGTTCAGCTCGTTTTCCAGTTGCCACTTTTCGCCGTTCGGGCCGCGGCCGTAGGAGGGCGGGTCCAGGATTATGCCGTTGTAGGTGTTGCCGCGCTTCACCTCGCGGCGCGCAAACTTCATGGCGTCCTCCACCACCCAGCGCACATTGTCGAGGTTGCTGGCCTCCATGTTGTCGCGGGCCCAGAAGTTTACCTGCTTCACCGAGTCGAGGTGCGTGGTGTCGGCCCCGGCGGCTTTGGCGGCCAGCGAGGCGGCACCCGTGTAGGCAAACAGGTTCAGCACCTTCGGTTGCGGCGTCTTCAGTTTGCGGGTGGTGTCATATATGAACCGCCAGTTGCTGTCCTGCTCCGGGAACAGCCCCACGTGCTTGAACGACGACAGGCCGAGCCGGAAACGCAGCCTCAGGTCGTTGTAAATATAGTCAATGTACCACTGCTCGGGCATTCCTTTCTTCAGCTGCCACTGGCCCTTTTCGGTGCTGTTTTTGTCGCGCGTAAACACGGCCTGCGCCATGCGCTGCCACTCCCGCTCCGGCAGGTGCTTGTCCCAAATGGCCTGAGGCTCAGGGCGCGCCACATAATAGGGTCCGAAACGCTCCAGTTTCTCGAAATTCCCGGAATCTACCAATTCATAGTCGGCCCAGTTTTCTGTTGTAAGAAAGGAATACATATCTTTGTGGTTTATTTCTGATTGTGTGTCGGTTGGCGGCAAAAGTACGACTATCCGACGAGCCTAAAAAACGGCACCTAACCGCTGATTTATTTGTTACACCGATATGGCATTAACCTTTTATAAGTACCAGGGCACGGGCAATGACTTCGTGATGGTCGATAATCGCAAA
This window of the Pontibacter russatus genome carries:
- a CDS encoding FtsB family cell division protein: MYKRIPKIFRNFYFITSFLFLIWMLFFDSNDFITQYQMNKTLRDLEEEKEHYLVKMEEVQKDRKELMSDPELLEKFAREKYLMKRPTEDVFIIVEKEED
- a CDS encoding Ldh family oxidoreductase, which codes for MHTYRQLFDFTQAVFLHMGCPPEDAKLAAEVLLEADLRGVDSHGVARLTGYVRLWEAGRINPKPNMRIVHETPSTATVDGDSGLGLVIAPKAMDIAIEKAAKVGTGWVSVKNSNHFGIAGYHAMEALSSDMIGIAMTNASPLVAPTFSTDRMLGTNPIAVAIPTKDQPAFVADFATASAANGKLEILQRKEKKAPVGWIQTKDGERSTNANELKDGGALLPLGSDRTHGSHKGYALAAIVDIFSAVLSGANYGPWVPPFVSFLPVADNLPGEGIGHFLGAMRIDAFRPADEFKAHMDNWIQAFRKAKVKKGEKAVLIPGDPERETTEKRLKKGIPLLPPVERDLEQLGKRFGIKL
- a CDS encoding Ppx/GppA phosphatase family protein; translation: MTKRFALIDMGTNTFHLLITEVDESGKLQELVRVTAPVRLGQGGISRGAIAPEAYERALNTLKDFRKQIDAHDVQVVRAMATSMVRNAVNGEDFIKDIYKQTDIRVEVIDGDREAEFIYYGVRAAGVLDEKTALVMDIGGGSVEFILCNKQEIFWKRSFEVGAQRLMDKFFGQDPIAPESVAAEKAFLQDKLQPLTEAVAIYKPTVLIGSSGTFDTLCDIDALRKGDTSRQQNLPPASVVSLYDFYQIHHDLLHKNHKERLAIPGMLEMRVDMIVLASIAVDFVLEQYHLQEIRVSAYALKEGVLQKMLQEEGLL
- a CDS encoding DNA-directed RNA polymerase subunit alpha, with the protein product MSILAFQMPEKVVMEKADDFHGLFEFKPLEKGYGVTIGNALRRILLSSLEGYAITSIRIGGVLHEFSSVEGVVEDVSDVILNLKMVRFKKISEVLDEKITINLSGQDTFKAGDINKFTSSYEVLNPELVICHLDSSINFEVELTIQKGRGYVPAEENKPAEQVFGQISIDAIYTPIKNVKFSVENTRVEQKTDYEKLVLDIQTDGSIHPEDALKGAANILIQHFMLFSDSTMTFETAKPEEEEAVDEELLHMRKVLKTSLQDMDLSVRAYNCLKAADIKTLGDLVQLDISDMMKFRNFGKKSLTELENLVQEKGLVFGMDLSKYKLEED
- the eno gene encoding phosphopyruvate hydratase codes for the protein MSLITDIKARQIFDSRGNPTVEVDVMTEYGALGRAAVPSGASTGVHEAVELRDNDKSKYMGKGVLQAVQNVNEKIAEELVGFQVYDQNLLDKIMIELDGSDNKGNLGANAILGVSLAIARAAAQELNMPLYRYVGGVNANTLPVPMMNILNGGSHADNAIDFQEFMIMPVGAESFSEALRMGSEVFHHLKNVLKKKGLSTNVGDEGGFAPNIASNVEAIEVVLQAIETAGYKPGDDMMIAMDAASSEFYDAASGKYHFKKSTGDKLTSSEMVSYWSEWVNKYPILSIEDGMAEDDWKGWKELTERIGSKTQLVGDDLFVTNVERLQQGIDQGVANSILIKVNQIGTLTETIDAINLGRRHGYKSVMSHRSGETEDNTIADLAVALNTGQIKTGSASRSDRMAKYNQLLRIEEELGEVAYFPGRKF
- the carA gene encoding glutamine-hydrolyzing carbamoyl-phosphate synthase small subunit; translation: MKKQTSTEAILLLEDGTVYKGKSLGRIGTSGGELCFNTGMTGYQEIFTDPSYYGQMVVTTVSHVGNYGVQHQEVESDRIQISGLVCKDFSHHFSRKTAEGSLQDYFEKAGVVGICEIDTRALVRHIRDKGAMNAIVSSETTDIAELRKKLAEVPHMAGLELASKVSTPLIYEHKPDEVKFRVAVLDLGVKQNSLKNLVARGCEVKVFPYNTPFEEMEQWNPDGYFVSNGPGDPAATTVAVNSVRQMLQKERPLFGICMGHQMLAQANGIGTYKMHNGHRGLNHPVKNLRTGRSEITSQNHGFVVDAEQLRNHPEVEITHINLNDNTIEGIRMKSKPAFSVQYHPESSPGPHDSEYLFDDFIALLEQSKTK
- the rpsD gene encoding 30S ribosomal protein S4, encoding MARYTGPKSKISRRFNEEIFGPSKALKKKAYPPGMHGRGRRKKQSEYSLQLTEKQKAKFIYGVLEKQFANLFAKAHRKGGITGEVLLALLESRLDNTVYRLGIAPTRRAARQLVLHKHVLVNGDIVNIPSFSLKVGDVVAVREKSKSLEAITSSLTVRNARQFSWLEWNASEMSGKFIATPERDQIPEKIQEQLIVELYSK
- the dnaK gene encoding molecular chaperone DnaK; translated protein: MAKVAINLSTGALQQAEVIVGIDLGTTNSLVAYIHPEDRKPIAINDQGRGTIVPSVVHFTENGETIVGTEAKEYLITDPANTIYSIKRLLGKSYKDLGGHKDYFGYKIIDDDSEGLVKIRVQDRFYSPIELSADILKELRDRAEHSLKTPVNRAVITVPAYFNDSQRQATRDAGKLAGLEVLRIVNEPTAAALAYGIGIDPNEEKTVAVYDLGGGTFDISILSIHQGIFEVLSTNGDTYLGGDDFDRAIINYWISENQLLADTVNQDKNLSQELRLRAEEAKVALSSQEVFTGTVNGTIDCHIERHTFETLIAPIVARTIESCRQAMTDAKLTPEQIDAVIMVGGSTRVPMVYEAVSEFFGKPANNSLNPDEVVALGAAIQADILAGNRKDILLLDVTPLTLGIETMGGLMDPIIPRNSKIPTKAGRQYTTSVDGQVNIKISVFQGERDLVKENRKLAEFDLKGIPAMPAGFPKVDVNFVLNADGILKVEAIELRSGTRQEVEVKPQYGLTDEQVEQMLMDSITHAKDDVTARMQIEARSTAEQMLYQVERFVEKNGEHLTEEEIALTRKNLQHLKDVLASGGDKDAIYGAVDVLEAQTSPFAERVMQISIKQAMSGKRIE
- the rplQ gene encoding 50S ribosomal protein L17, with protein sequence MRHGKKVNHLGRTASHRKAMLSNMASSLILHKRLSTTVAKAKALRKYVEPLLTKSKNDTTHSRRTCFAYLQNKESVKELFDEVSTKVANRPGGYTRILKTGYRLGDNAEMCVIELVDYNEDMLKTEGSASTGAKRTRRRGGKKSTAEAAPVTDAKAKATAAPAKTDAPAATAAAEETAPAQEEAAPEANDTPAESTDSDDEKNDAK